AGGTTCTCGTCGGCCCCGGACAGAGCCCCGCAACCTACGAGCCGACCCCGAGACAAATGGCCGGCCTGGCCGACGCCGAACTTTGCCTGCTGATCGGTGTCCCCTTCGAATCCGCCTGGAAAAAGCGGATCGCCGACAGCAACCCCGACCTGGCCATCGTGGACTGTTCGGCCGGCCTGGCCGCCCCCCGGGGCCCGATCGCGGAGCGCGACCCCCACGTCTGGCTCGACCCCGTCCTGGCCCGGGACCTGGCTCGCTGTATCCACCAGCAGCTCATCGGGATCCTTCCCGGGCAACGGTCCCGGCTCGAACGCGGCCTCGCCGGGCTGTTGGCCGATCTCGATACACTGGATCGTGATCTCGAGCGCCTGCTCGAGCCCGTACGTGGCCGCCGGGTGCTGGTCTTTCATCCGAGCTGGGGCTACCTCACCCGTCGCTACGGCCTCGAGCAGGTGGCGGTCGAGAGCGAAGGCAAACACCCGGGACCCCGTCATATGGCGCGCATCATCGCCGAAGCCCGGCAGGCCGGGGTCAGGAGCATGCTCGCCCAGCAACAGTTCAGCCAGAAGGCCGCTCGCGCCGTGGCGGACGAAATCGGGGCCGGGGTCATCGCCGCCGACCCCCTGGCCGAGGACTATCTGGAGAACATGCGGCGAGTCGCGGGGATCCTGGTCGAAGCCGCCTACGAGGCGCCCTCTCAGAAGCGATAGACCACGCTCGCGTAGATCTGGTCGTTGCTCTCCCCCGCCCCTTGAGTTCGTTCCCAGGAAGTCAGCAGGAACCACGATCGGCCCAGTCCGAAATCCAGGTCGGCTCCATACCACCGCACCGAACGGTCGTCCTCGGCCACGATAAGCGAGCTTTCGTTGCGCACGCCGCCACTGATCTCGGCATGGGCCCGCCTGCCGATGTCCATGCCCGCGCTGAGAGAATGCAGCCATCCCTCGTTGCGGTCGTTGCCGTAGCGGGTGGAGCGGGTGCGCAGATCGATCTCCCATCGGGTCAAACGCCGAGCCCCGAAGGTGAAGCTGATGTTGTCCGAGCTTCCCGAGCCTCCGCCGCGGTTGACCCTCGTACTCAGCCCGACTCGATAGTTCTTCAGAAAATGCCAGTCACCGCCGATCCAAGCGCCCTGGCGATAACTGTCGTCGAACTCGGTCTCGGGAGTTTCGATGTCCCGGTAGAGCCGGATATGACGCCGGTTGTCGAATCCTCCATGGAGCGAAACGGCATCGGTCAAGCGATAGCGCACGCTGGCGTAGGTGCTCGATCGCGTCAGGGACGACCCCTCGGCCTGCCGGCGCCACCCCCGGTTGACATCGATCTCCTGCACCAGGTAGATCGACAGGCGCCGGGCCAGGTAGCGTCCCTGCAAATAACCGAACTCGCGATTGATCTCGCCCTGCTCGTAGGATCCGATCAAGCCGGTGGTGACACTCCAGCGCGTTGGACCATCGGGGTCGCTGCGATACTGGAAGAACGCGCCATGCTCGCGGACGGCGTTGGAATGGCCGAAGTCCCGCGGATCGGGCTGCGTACCGGTGAACGCTCCGGCCATCCAGCGCCGCTCGCGCCACCGGGCAAGAATTCCGTCGAAGATGCTCACGTTGGCCAGCGCCGTCGCGTACTGCCGGCCGACGCTGACCTCGAGCGGAGAAGCCTCGGGGGCCCACATCGCCGCCAGGCGGTAGACGCGACTGTAGCTGTCGTTTTCGGTCTGGCCCGAACTGAAAGTGTGGTGGGTGCGCCGCGTACGCACATCGATATTCATCCCGAAATCGGTGCCGAAGATCCTGCGCCCGTCGACCCGCAGGTCGAGGGCCGGCTGGGAAAAGCTACTGCCCGTCCCCGTCCGATCCCTCACCGACAGGTAACGCAACCCCACCCGGCCGCGCAGGCCCCATGGCCGAAGTCCACGTCCCTTTCGCCGCCGTTCGGACCGGGATTTCGACGTGACTGGAGGTCCCATGGAAATGGCGGGATCCGGTTCCGCGTCACGCAGTCGGGGGACGAATCGCACTTCGTCACCAACGACCACCTCGACTTCTCCCGAAACGATGCGACAGGAGGCCCGACGGGAGGAGAGCTCGTCCACCACCAGCCGGGCGACGATCGTACCGTCCCGGATCACTTCCAATACATCACCCTGGTCGATGCCGTCATTCCGTCCGGCGTCGATGTAAACCGTCGACGATGTGAGATAGGTTACCGAGGCGATCCGCTCGGGCAGGCCGTCACCGGCACGAGACGTCCC
The Acidobacteriota bacterium genome window above contains:
- a CDS encoding zinc ABC transporter substrate-binding protein, with the protein product MRVAWFKRSSLALVLALLAGAASCAPPRTGEEGSGPLVFVSILPQRFFVQRIAGDGVRCEVLVGPGQSPATYEPTPRQMAGLADAELCLLIGVPFESAWKKRIADSNPDLAIVDCSAGLAAPRGPIAERDPHVWLDPVLARDLARCIHQQLIGILPGQRSRLERGLAGLLADLDTLDRDLERLLEPVRGRRVLVFHPSWGYLTRRYGLEQVAVESEGKHPGPRHMARIIAEARQAGVRSMLAQQQFSQKAARAVADEIGAGVIAADPLAEDYLENMRRVAGILVEAAYEAPSQKR